GTCGGCTTCCGGGGTTTTGACAGAGTCGAGTTTCACCGTTTGCGGTCGCGTGTTGATGGGATTTTTCGAGAACATGAAGACCCGGTCGACGGCGTCTAAAAACGGTTGATCCATTTCTTGCACCTTCACGGCGCTATAGTGGACGCCGGGGCGCAACCATTCTTTTCGGTGCACCGGTTCCATGGAGTTGGTGCCGGTGACGACGATGTCGGCGTCCTTAACCGCGGTCTCGGCCGAGTCGACGTCGACCAGCTTGGCTTTTACCCGGCTTTGTAACTCGCGGCAAAACTTTTCTCGATTGGCTGGGTTGGGACTGAATACCTTGACGGTCTCGATGGGCCGCACCGCGCAATGGGCCATGAGCTGGCCGCCGGCTTGCCAGCCGGTGCCGAGTAGCGCCATCACCCGCGCATCCGCGCGCGCCAGGTAACGGGCCGCCAATCCGTTGGTG
This is a stretch of genomic DNA from Deltaproteobacteria bacterium. It encodes these proteins:
- a CDS encoding ornithine cyclodeaminase family protein, with the protein product VRRDRLPSSTGRWTGMLILYSMSTGEPLMISPDGYISRLRVGATNGLAARYLARADARVMALLGTGWQAGGQLMAHCAVRPIETVKVFSPNPANREKFCRELQSRVKAKLVDVDSAETAVKDADIVVTGTNSMEPVHRKEWLRPGVHYSAVKVQEMDQPFLDAVDRVFMFSKNPINTRPQTVKLDSVKTPEADGGWWQNRQGSSWERLQELPNLFIGKAQGRENDRQTTAFVNNVGQGLQFCAVAKRVYDEACARKLGRELPTEWFTQDVHP